A region of the Methylobacterium nodulans ORS 2060 genome:
GCCCGGCCAGCCTCCCGGCGATCCAGGCGCCGGCCACCATGCCGGCGACGACGAGCAGGCAGTCGAGCCCGACCTCCTGCGGCGAGCGGCCGAGGCGCTCGCCGAGCAGGAAGGGCGCGACGGCCAGGAAGGCATAGAGGCTCGTGCCCGCGCAGGCTCCCGCCACCACATAGGCCCGGTAGACCGGGGCGCCGAGGAGCCGGAGATAGGCCGCACCCACGGCGGAGAGGCCGGGCAGGGCCACGGGCCGGCGGTTGGTCTCGGGCAGCGTCGCGACGACGAGGAGCCCCAGCGCGGCGACGACGGCGGCGAGCAGCACGAACACCGCCCGCCAGCCGAAGGCCCCTCCCACCACCCCGCCGATCGCCGGGGCCAGTGCCGGGGTCAGCGTCATCGCCATGGTCAGGATCGCTAGCTTGCGCGTGGCGTCGGCAGCGGTCGAGACGTCGCGCACCATTGCGCGGCCGAGGACGAGGGAGCCACAGGCGCCGAGGGACTGCAGCACGCGGGCGGCCACCAGCACGCCGATGCTGCGGGCGGGGATCGCGAGGAGGAGCCCCGCGAGATAGAGCGAGAGGCCGGCGATCAGCACCGGGCGGCGCCCGTAGCGGTCGGAGAGGGGCCCGTAGACGAGCTGCCCGCAGGCGAGCCCGACGAGGTAGAGTGTGATGGTGAGCTGCGCCGCCACCGGCGAGGTGCCGAGATCCGCCGCCGCCGCCGGCAGGACCGGCACGAAGATGTGGAGCGCCACGGTCCCGGTCATCGTCACGGCAACGAGCAGCGGCAGAGGGGCCCGGACGGGCGCGTTCTTCAGCACGATCGGGTCCGGTCCCCTTCGATCCCGCGGAGGCTCCGCCCCACGGGCCGCCATGGCAGCCATGCGCACGGGCGCGCCGGCGCGGCGCGCCCGTGCCAAGAATTCGATCCTATGTCCGGCCCGGAGAGAAACCGCCATGCCGGGGAGGCATGGCAGGGTTCCGCCGCCGCACCGTCAATTGAGGCGCGGCTCGGATTGCGCGTCGTCGCGCCCGAACTCGCGGAAGACCGCCCAGGCGGCCTGGATCAGCGCCTGAACCGACGGCAGGTCGTTCATTGGAGAGCCGGACAGGTGCTGCAGATCGAGGGCGGCAGCGGCGGCGCGCAGGACGCAGAGTTCCGTGTGAACGTCCGACAGGCGCAGGGAATCGTGGTCTTCGTGGATCATCGGGGATTCCTCGGAAGGAGGGTTGAGGTTTGGGGGGAAGTCAGGCCACCGCCAGGACCGGGCGGTCCTCGCCGCGCACGGCGCGCAGCTGGCGCAGGGTGCGCTGGTCGAATCGCGCCTCGACGGCGATGATCTCCTCGCCCTCGATCAGGCGCGGGAGGCCGAGTGGATAGGCCCGGAAGTGCAGCTGGATCAGCCGCAGGAGCCAGGAGGTGGGGTTCTGCGAGATGAACCGGTTGACGCCCCGCGGCAGGCCCCATTCCACGACGGCCGTAGTGAGCGCGAGGGCGACCGGATTGAGGCGCCGGCCCGAGATCCGGGCCCGGTCCGAGACGCAGATCCGGCCCCATTCCCAGATATGCGGCGCAGACGGCGCCGGCCCGTCGCACAGCTCGGGCAGCACGGTCGAGAGCAGGTAGGGTCGTGTCGTTGGAAGAAGACGAGAGTATCCGACAAGCTCATCCTCGCGCATCGCCAGCAGATGCACGGCGTGCTCATCATCGAACTGGTCGATCTCGCGCTGATCCGGCTTGGCGAGATCGCTCCAGCCCTTGTCCTTGACGAAGATGTCATGACGGAGCCGATACACCTGCTCCATCTCGGCCGCATGGCGGTGGATGTTGGTGGCGTCGACGAGGTGAATCATGAGGGAACTCCGCTGATACGGAATTCCTTCTACTCACGGATCAAGACAGTCCTAGTCCAAGATCTTGTACCTCGGAATTCAACTGATAATACCGAGCCGCAGGCCCAATGCAACTGCATGGGCGCGGCTCGTCGTGCCGAGCTTGCGGCGCACGGCGCGCAGGTGCCGGATAGCGCCGTGCTCGGAGATGCCCATCGCCTCGCCGATCTCCCAATCCGACTTGCCGTCCGCCGCCCATTGCAGGCTCTCGCGCTCGCGGGGCGAGAGCGGCTCGCTCAGCGCCTCGGCCTGTCCGTTCGCGAGGAGGAGCACCTGTCCGAGCGCGTAGGTGCCGACCAGGGTCAGCATTCCGCGCACGGCGGGGCTGAGGTCGAGGCGCTCGCCCACGAAGCTCACGCCCGCTGTATCGCCTTCGAGCGTCAGGAGGGGCAGGGTGAAGCCTTCGTGCAGGCCGAATTCGCCGGCCTCGTCGAGGACGCGCCGGGCCTCGCGGTCGTCGGAGGCGATGAGGTCGGGATCCGTCCAGGCAAACCCGCTCGCCCGCTCGGCAACGCCGCGGACCACGGGATCGTGGAGAATGTAGTTGCGCGCGTAGTAGCGGCGCGCCCATTCGTCCGGGTAGGTGCCGATGAACACCGTCGGGCGCCGGTCGCACGGCACCGCATCGCAGATCCGCAGGGTCGCCAGCAACACGTGCTCGACGCCCACGCCCGCGAGCTTCTTCAGGAGCTGGTCGCGCACGTTCTCCGGCGTGGCCGTGCGGTGGATCGACTGAAGCAACTCGCGGGAGAGATCGAGCGACTTGCTGGACATGACGCCCCCTTCCCGGCGCGAGGTCACGCGGCGGCCCGCTCGCCGGTCGGGGAGGATGTCCCGCCGGCCATCCCGCCACACCCTCGGCGTGCCGCAAGATCTCGACGCAAGAGCCGTGACAAAGACCGAGCAGCGCAGCTCGGTGGCCTGATCCTGCCTCAAGTCAGGCCCCGCGGGTAGGCCCGAAATCTTGGCCGGCTGGGGACATGATGCGCGCGGATGGCGGAAAAGTGATTTCCTTGTTCGGAGAAACGACCGCGGGACGGTGCTGCCGGCGGGTGGCGCGGGACGCAGGATGTCCGCCGTCCGGGAGCGGATACGAAGAAGGGCCGCCTCGCGGCGGCCCTTCCCAAGTACGAGCGAGGAGGCCGGACCTCAGAAGTCCATGCCGCCCATGCCGCCCATGCCGCCACCGCCCGGCATGGCCGGCGGGGCTTCCTTCTTGGGGGCTTCGGCGACCATCGCCTCGGTCGTCACCAGCAGGCCGGCGACCGAAGCGGCATCCTGCAGCGCCGTGCGCACCACCTTGGCCGGATCGACGATGCCGGCCTGGATCAGGTCGACAAAGGTCTCGGTCTGAGCATCGAAGCCGAAGCTGCGCGAGGAGTTCTCGATCAGCTTGCCGACCACCACCGAGCCCTCGACCCCGGCATTCTCGGCGATCTGGCGGATCGGGGCCTCAAGGGCTCTCACCACGATGTTGATGCCCGCCTGGACGTCGGTGTTGTCGCTGGTGACGCCGTGGGCCGCAGCCTTGGCCCGGAGCAGCGCCACGCCGCCACCCGGAACGATGCCCTCCTCCACCGCCGCACGCGTCGCGTGCATGGCGTCGTCGACGCGGTCCTTCCTCTCCTTGACCTCGATCTCGGTGGCGCCGCCGACCCGGATCACCGCCACGCCGCCGGCGAGCTTCGCCAGTCGCTCCTGCAGCTTCTCCCGGTCGTAGTCCGAGGTGGTCTCCTCGATCTGCGCCTTGATCTGCGCCACCCGCGCCTCGATGTCCGCCTTCTCGCCGGCCCCATCGATGATCGTGGTGGTCTCCTTCTCGATCCGCACCCGCTTGGCCCGGCCGAGCATCGGCAGCGTCACGTTCTCCAGCTTGATGCCGAGATCCTCCGCGATCATCTGCCCGGCGGTCAGGATGGCGATGTCCTCCAGCATCGCCTTGCGGCGGTCGCCAAAGCCCGGCGCCTTCACGGCCGCCACCTTCAGCCCGCCGCGCAGCTTGTTGACCACCAGCGTGGCCAGCGCCTCGCCCTCGATGTCCTCGGCCACGATCAGCAGCGGCTTGCCGGTCTGCACCACCGCCTCCAGCACCGGCAGCATGGCCTGGAGCGAGGACAGCTTCTTCTCGTGGATCAGGATGTAGGGATCCTCGAGCTCGGCGATCATCTTCTCCGCATTGGTGATGAAGTACGGAGACAGGTAGCCGCGGTCGAACTGCATGCCCTCGACCACGTCGAGCTCGGTCTCGGCCGTCTTGGCCTCCTCGACCGTGATCACGCCCTCGTTGCCGACCTTCTGCATCGCCTCGGCGAGCATGCGGCCGATCTCCGCGTCGCCATTGGCCGAGATCGTGCCGATCTGGGCGATCTCGTCGTTCTTGGTGATCTTGCGGGAATTCTGCTTCAGGTCCTCGACGACGGCGGCGACGGCGAGGTCGATGCCGCGCTTGAGGTCCATCGGGTTCATGCCGGCGGCGACGTACTTGGCGCCTTCCTTGACGATGGCCTGGGCCAGCACGGTCGCCGTGGTGGTGCCGTCACCGGCGACGTCGCTGGTCTTCGAGGCCACCTCGCGCACCATCTGGGCGCCCATGTTCTCGAACTTGTCGGCGAGCTCGATCTCTTTGGCGACCGTCACGCCGTCCTTGGTGATGCGGGGTGCCCCGAAGCTCTTCTCGAGCACCACGTTGCGGCCCTTCGGGCCGAGCGTCACCTTCACGGCGTTGGCCAGGATGTCGACGCCGCGCAGCATCCTCTCGCGCGCGTCCGAAGAGAAACGAACGTCCTTGGCAGCCATCGGATAGATCCTTTTTGTTAGATTGCAGCCCCAAGGCGCCCCAGATGGGCAGCCTCAAAGGGCGAAGTTCACGAGTCCGTGGGAGGCCGCCTCAGGCGAGGACGCCCATGATGTCGGATTCTTTCATGATCAGCAGGTCCTGACCGTCGATGCGGACCTCGGTGCCGGACCACTTGCCGAACAGCACGCGGTCGCCGGTCTTGACGTCGAGGGGGACGAGCTTGCCGGTTTCGTCGCGGGCGCCCGGGCCGACGGCGACGATCTCGCCCTCCTGCGGCTTCTCCTTGGCGGTGTCCGGGATGATGATGCCGCCCTTGGTCTTCTCCTCCGCCTCGATGCGGCGGACGACAACGCGATCATGGAGCGGTTGGAACGTCATCGAGTGTCTCCAGCGCTTCTCAAACCATGTCGATGGGCCCGGGCTCTCGTCTGAGCCGCCCGGCGCCGCCAAGCTGGGAGCGCGGATTTCGCCATTCAAGGGGTCGGCGAAAAAATTCTGGCACTCCGGGATGGCGAGTGCCAAACGGCGCGTGCCAAGCGGGCGCGTCATCCGAAATCCGATTGATTGCTCGGCGATTGCTGCCGCAATCGCGCGGCAATGCGGATTTCGGCTTCGCTCACGCCGGCGCGGAGCTCTGCTCCGCGCCGCGCGGGCTTGGTGATGCGATTTCCGAACTGATCGTCCGGAAACCGTATCAGGGCGTGCCGGAGAGCGTCACGCTGCGGAAGAGGTGCCGCCCGAGCGGGTCCATCACGTAGCCCTTCACCTCGCGGCGGGCGGCCACGAACACGGCCGAATGGGCGATCGGCACCCAGGGGGCCTCGCGCTTGAAGATGCGCAGGGCCTCTGCGTAGAGGGCGGCCCGCCGGGTCTGGTCGGCGGTGCGGCGCGCCGCGGTCACGAGGGCGTCGAAGGCCGGATCGCACCAGCGGGCGATGTTGCTGCCGCCGGGCCGGGTCGCCGTGCAGCCGAGGAGCACGCCGAGGAAGTTGTCCGGGTCGCCGTTGTCGGCGGTCCAGCCGAACAGCGCGAGCGCCGTCTCGCCGGCGAGCATCCGGCCCCGATAGGCGCTCCATTCCTCGGTCATCGGCCGGACGCGGACGTTGATGCGCGCGAGATCGGCCTGGATCAGGTCGGCGACGCGCCGGCCGTTCGGGTTGTAGGGGCGGCTCACGGGCG
Encoded here:
- a CDS encoding Bcr/CflA family efflux MFS transporter, producing the protein MLKNAPVRAPLPLLVAVTMTGTVALHIFVPVLPAAAADLGTSPVAAQLTITLYLVGLACGQLVYGPLSDRYGRRPVLIAGLSLYLAGLLLAIPARSIGVLVAARVLQSLGACGSLVLGRAMVRDVSTAADATRKLAILTMAMTLTPALAPAIGGVVGGAFGWRAVFVLLAAVVAALGLLVVATLPETNRRPVALPGLSAVGAAYLRLLGAPVYRAYVVAGACAGTSLYAFLAVAPFLLGERLGRSPQEVGLDCLLVVAGMVAGAWIAGRLAGRVPTRRAARQGNALCFAGALALLAIDRSGSLSVSTLILPLVLYAVGIGILGPNAVAGLMNVDPHAAGAASSLYGFLQMAFGALFTLSVAAWHDGSATPVAVTLLSAASAAALALRRA
- a CDS encoding acyl-homoserine-lactone synthase yields the protein MIHLVDATNIHRHAAEMEQVYRLRHDIFVKDKGWSDLAKPDQREIDQFDDEHAVHLLAMREDELVGYSRLLPTTRPYLLSTVLPELCDGPAPSAPHIWEWGRICVSDRARISGRRLNPVALALTTAVVEWGLPRGVNRFISQNPTSWLLRLIQLHFRAYPLGLPRLIEGEEIIAVEARFDQRTLRQLRAVRGEDRPVLAVA
- a CDS encoding helix-turn-helix transcriptional regulator gives rise to the protein MSSKSLDLSRELLQSIHRTATPENVRDQLLKKLAGVGVEHVLLATLRICDAVPCDRRPTVFIGTYPDEWARRYYARNYILHDPVVRGVAERASGFAWTDPDLIASDDREARRVLDEAGEFGLHEGFTLPLLTLEGDTAGVSFVGERLDLSPAVRGMLTLVGTYALGQVLLLANGQAEALSEPLSPRERESLQWAADGKSDWEIGEAMGISEHGAIRHLRAVRRKLGTTSRAHAVALGLRLGIIS
- the groL gene encoding chaperonin GroEL (60 kDa chaperone family; promotes refolding of misfolded polypeptides especially under stressful conditions; forms two stacked rings of heptamers to form a barrel-shaped 14mer; ends can be capped by GroES; misfolded proteins enter the barrel where they are refolded when GroES binds), translating into MAAKDVRFSSDARERMLRGVDILANAVKVTLGPKGRNVVLEKSFGAPRITKDGVTVAKEIELADKFENMGAQMVREVASKTSDVAGDGTTTATVLAQAIVKEGAKYVAAGMNPMDLKRGIDLAVAAVVEDLKQNSRKITKNDEIAQIGTISANGDAEIGRMLAEAMQKVGNEGVITVEEAKTAETELDVVEGMQFDRGYLSPYFITNAEKMIAELEDPYILIHEKKLSSLQAMLPVLEAVVQTGKPLLIVAEDIEGEALATLVVNKLRGGLKVAAVKAPGFGDRRKAMLEDIAILTAGQMIAEDLGIKLENVTLPMLGRAKRVRIEKETTTIIDGAGEKADIEARVAQIKAQIEETTSDYDREKLQERLAKLAGGVAVIRVGGATEIEVKERKDRVDDAMHATRAAVEEGIVPGGGVALLRAKAAAHGVTSDNTDVQAGINIVVRALEAPIRQIAENAGVEGSVVVGKLIENSSRSFGFDAQTETFVDLIQAGIVDPAKVVRTALQDAASVAGLLVTTEAMVAEAPKKEAPPAMPGGGGMGGMGGMDF
- the groES gene encoding co-chaperone GroES → MTFQPLHDRVVVRRIEAEEKTKGGIIIPDTAKEKPQEGEIVAVGPGARDETGKLVPLDVKTGDRVLFGKWSGTEVRIDGQDLLIMKESDIMGVLA